A window from Nitrospira sp. ND1 encodes these proteins:
- a CDS encoding P-II family nitrogen regulator — protein sequence MLTLHPMKEIRIVVEGEHLKLVTNLLDRVGATGYTIINNVSGKGHHGFHEGHLLFDDTSSQVIIFTVVPEERIEPILAGLGPLFHKHSGAMFVSDVAVTRRDHFMVP from the coding sequence ATGCTGACGTTGCATCCGATGAAAGAAATCCGCATCGTGGTCGAGGGTGAGCACCTCAAGTTAGTGACGAACCTGCTCGATCGAGTCGGCGCCACCGGCTATACGATCATCAACAACGTCTCCGGCAAGGGACATCACGGGTTCCACGAAGGCCACCTGCTGTTCGACGACACCAGTAGCCAGGTGATTATCTTCACCGTCGTGCCTGAAGAACGGATCGAGCCGATTCTGGCCGGGCTAGGCCCGCTTTTTCACAAACATTCCGGCGCGATGTTCGTCAGTGACGTGGCGGTCACCCGCCGGGATCATTTCATGGTTCCGTAG